The stretch of DNA TATCCATCGGCTGGACCACCGCGACGACCTTTTCGCCGAAGTCGGGGCAGGGCGCGCCAATCACCGCCGCGTCCATCACCTTGTCATGCGTGACCAGCAGGTTCTCGATCTCTTGCGGATAGATGTTGACCCCGCCCGAGATAATCATGTGGCTCTTGCGGTCGGTGAGGTAGAGATAGCCGTCTTCGTCGACGTGGCCGATATCGCCCAGTGTCATCCAGCCCTTGGGGTGCATGGCTTCGGCGGTCTTGGCCGGATCGTTGTGGTAGGTCGGAACGGTGTCGTTCTCGAAATAGAGCAGTCCATCAGTACCCGCCGGCACTTCCTCACCGTCGGGCCCACAGACGTGCAGCACGCCGTGGATCGCCTTGCCGACGCTGCCGGGATGGGCGAGCCAGTCTTCCGACTTGATCAGCGTCATGCCGATGCCTTCGGACCCGGCGTAATATTCGATGATGATCGGACCCCACCATTCGATCATCGCCCGCTTGACCGGGACGGGACAGGGCGCGGCGGCATGGATCGCCCGCTGGTGGCTGGAGAGGTCGTAGCGACTGCGCACTTCGGGATCGAGCTTGAGCATGCGCACGAAATGGGTCGGGACCCATTGGCTGTCGGTCACCCGGTACTTTTCAATCGTGGCCAGGGCGAACTCGGGGTCGAATTTCTCCATCACCACAACCGTCGCACCGAGCCGATGGGCAGTGGTGCACCAGCCGAGCGGGGCGGCGTGATAGAGCGGTGCGGGCGAGAGGTAGACCATCGACCCATCGCTGGGCCACCCTGCCCCCATCACCGCGAGCCCCATCAGCGGCGTTACCTGCTGGATGTCTTCGTCGGTCGGCGGGGCCGGGCGCACCCCTTTGGGCCTGCCGGTGGTACCGGAAGAGTAAAGCATGTACTGCCCAACCTGCTGGTCATCGATCGGTGCGGCAGGTTGCGCCGCCAAAGCCGTCGCGAGGCTTTCCTCGCCGCTGCCGCCGACCAGCAGCATCGGCAGTCCGGGGCACTCGGCGCGAATGCCGGGGATCACTTCATCGAAGTAGCGGCTGGTAATCAGCAGCTTCGCATCGCTGTCATTGAGGATGTAGGCGATCTCGGGCGCGGTCAGCCGGGTCGAAATCGGCACCATCATGATCCCGCAGCGCTGCGCTCCCCAGACCAGCTGGAGGTAGTCGATGGTATTTTCCATGAGGATCGCCACATGATCGCCCCGGCCAAGGCCACGCTCACGCATCAGCCGGGCGAAGCGGTTAGCGTAGTCGTCCATCTGGCCATAGGTGACGGTTTCGCCGCTACCGGCCATGATCAGGGCCGGATGATCGGGGCGTACCTTGGCATGGGCTATCGGGTGCATGGTTTTCCTCTCTCCTCCGCCGGTCCTTTGCAGACTCATCCGGTTGCGAGAAGAAACCTACCTAAGCCACCAGCGCGGGCAAGAAAAAAGGGCGGCGGGAAGCCCCGTCGCCCTGCTTTCCTGTCCCCAATGGGGCGTTGCGGCTCAGTTATCGTCGCCGTCGCCCTGGCCACCGGTACCCATCGCCAGCGCATAGGCGCGCTGCGCATCCGATTCGACCATGTACGGGATCGGATTGACCGCTTCGCCACCGATGCGGACTTCATAATGCAGGTGGGGGCCGGTCGAACGGCC from Erythrobacter mangrovi encodes:
- a CDS encoding acyl-CoA synthetase, which encodes MHPIAHAKVRPDHPALIMAGSGETVTYGQMDDYANRFARLMRERGLGRGDHVAILMENTIDYLQLVWGAQRCGIMMVPISTRLTAPEIAYILNDSDAKLLITSRYFDEVIPGIRAECPGLPMLLVGGSGEESLATALAAQPAAPIDDQQVGQYMLYSSGTTGRPKGVRPAPPTDEDIQQVTPLMGLAVMGAGWPSDGSMVYLSPAPLYHAAPLGWCTTAHRLGATVVVMEKFDPEFALATIEKYRVTDSQWVPTHFVRMLKLDPEVRSRYDLSSHQRAIHAAAPCPVPVKRAMIEWWGPIIIEYYAGSEGIGMTLIKSEDWLAHPGSVGKAIHGVLHVCGPDGEEVPAGTDGLLYFENDTVPTYHNDPAKTAEAMHPKGWMTLGDIGHVDEDGYLYLTDRKSHMIISGGVNIYPQEIENLLVTHDKVMDAAVIGAPCPDFGEKVVAVVQPMDMADAGPALEAELRDFLAPSLSKIKMPKLFDFRAQLPREANGKLYKRELRDEYLRKAEAETEQA